The genomic stretch AACCGCGCCCGAGAAAACCCGTAACTGCATCTGAGCTTTAACGACAAAACTAAAGCTCAGACCCTGAACGTCTTCCATGTGTTACTTTGAGTTCAAAAGAAAAGTTCGGTGAGCCTCGGCGGGCGTCCAGGGTTATCTTTTAAGGCTAATCTTCTCCAAGTATGGCTTGGTCTTATGTATCTGCCTATGTGTCTAAACACGGGACAAAAGTGAAGAGTAAACACTGTTAGTAGAAGCAGATGTGATGAGAACAGGGAGCTATATTAAAACGTCATCCATCTATAAACAGTGATATACTCACACATAAATCCAACTAAAACCAAACCACTGTTCTAAGGTTTGGGCACTTGAGTGGTGAACAGGCACTGCACATCAGGACGGGAAGAGGACATGGCGCTGTACCGCGAGGTAAGAACGCTCATACAAGGGATTCGTATGTTACCGATATTGGAATATGCTGCAAAATTCTACAATCACAGTGGGTGAAGATCTAGGGCGTTGAGAGGAACAGCGGTTTGGTAATCAATCAAGTTCTCTGAGTTAGAGTGGACTCATCTATGAGAAGAAGAGTTTTCAAAAGCAAAGAGGAAAGTAAAGCGGTACCATCCACACCGGGCTCAGTCTACTGCGAGTTGCTTCACTAAGTGGGCTCTGACGAGGACGAGGGGCCGTACACCTgacagagaggaggtgcactcCAGACTATTAGGCAGAGACTTCAGCAGCTCTGCAGAAGACAACAATAATCAGATTTGGTCTTAATATTTTGGACCATTTACAGTGAGTTTTGTTTGTCCTTCTAAAAATAATGTTCAAAGCCATTCAAAGTGGGCCAACTCAGACTTTTGACAGAACGAGATTGCAGGATAGAATCCTGGATAACTAGTGCAGTGCGACAAGTAACAATGTGTCTAGAACTTAAAAACAACAGAAGGTACATAGAGTCTGGTCCTTTGGAAGTTAAGGCCCCAGCTTTCGTTTCTcctttagaaaataaaacaacctcttagaaatatattttttttaaacttcttgGTGGATGTCAAGTGTTTCTGGTCAAAGGCAGTTGCATAAGGGGTCAGAGGTCGACtcctacaaaacaaaaactcatGCTTGAGGCAGATAAACGTTGAAAGATTCAGATTGACGAGTCTCTGGCCTGATTCTTCAGATGGCTGTTTGGCACTGTGGGCTCATCATCTTCTGGAGCAGAGGGAGCTGTGGGATCAGAGGACAGGAGCATCAGCTgggtagcacacacacacacacacacacacacacacacacacacacacacacacacacacacacacacacacacacacacacacacacacacacacacacacacacacacacacacacacacacacacacacacacacacacacacacacacacacacacagctactaTTAATTATAACAACAGGATAACTAAATGCTCAACCAAATGTAATGTTCAAAATTCTGTTGTGATTTGgagaaataaatgattaaacatCGAGGTAATTGCAGGAGCTGCTTGTTCCTGCTTACGCTTAGCCAGCTGAACATATTGCAGTGGCATATTATCACCTCATAAAGTTGTTATGTGTTGCATATTTACACAAtaccattttcattttttttttacagatctATAAAACGTTGTTCTTGTGTGGGTGGTAACATTCTCCGCGTGGTTTCCAGTGCCGCTCCCAAACGGCATTCTTGTGCTATTTTGTTGGAAAGTCCCTGAAGACCTGAATAATAAACTCTGCAAGATGGAGGATTGTTGAGCGTTGGCGTCGGTGTTGGTGCTGTATTAAATGCCCTCTGGTCAGCTGTTGTAGTAATAATCTCTTATTCCTATGCAAATGGCTCAACAGCAGTAATATGAGGCTGCTTTATATTCTGTATAAAGAAGTTCACACACTCCGGACACCGGAGCTCGTAATTTCCAGGAATTGTGAGCCAAGTATACAGATGGCCCTGAAGATAACATGAGGGGTCTCATGAAATCTATGAAGTCCTGTGGAGAACAGCGCCACGTCTCACCTTCGTCAGATCCACTCCAGTGAGCGCGTTGATGGACACGGGGAGCTCAGCTAATAGACGGTTCACCTCGCCGGTCACACGGTTGCTATCTCCGGTCAGGATGACAATCTCAGTGGTCTTGGACAGGGGTGCAGCCACCTTTTTGGCAATCTGATAAAACATGAGCAAGCATCCGTTTATCGTTTATGTCACTGATGAAACACTCTATACaccatctatacatatatatatatatatataaaaagtgtaAATATGTGACTTGATACTAAAGTCATCAGTCTGAACTTTGACCAGTGCGATGCTTTAACAAACACCACTTGTGAGGGTGCATGTAGCATTACCCTAAATGTGAAAAAGAATGAGTAATTGTGTGAAGGTTAGTTCATTTTTGATGCTCCATATAAATCTGCTGGATGTGTTAAGTAAACAACTGCACTATGTCAGGAGGCACAGAATGTCTTCATTTGTTATCATTCACATGGGAAGGAAATCCATTTCAAGAACATGCAGATGACTGATGACGGTGAAGACCTTTCTTTTGAAACCAgtggtgtatgtatgtatgtatgtatgtatgtatgtatgtatgtatgtatgtatgtatgtatgtataaataaataacacagaCCAGGGGCAGAGCCTCCAGGACCAGAGCCGTCTTGGCCGCCTCGCCGTACAGCTGGTAGGCTTCAGCTTTCAGCCTCATCCTCTCGGCCTCTGCCTTGCCCACCACTTCAATAGAGGAGGCCTCGGCCTCACCGATGAGGCGGATCTTGTCGGCCCCTGCCTGCGCCGTCAGCACCGTCTTTATcctggggttagggttaggtaagCATCAAAAGGACTGTTGAGTGTTTACTGTCATTAGCGTGTTCGTTGTTCTGCAATAACATGGGAATGAGCAGGACATGCAGGTTCATTGTGCCTGATGGAAACACACTTTGAAACCAGCAAAACACATTatcaacataaaaacatctAGTTGCTGACTTAGCATGAAAAAGACTTGTCATTCAAGTTAGAGATCGCATTTAAATCATGTGCTCAAGGTGTCGGTGGTGGAGCTCCATTTGCCTGGAGAAACGgaatgtaatataaatgtttatgatATAAAAGCGTTGTGTTTTCATGACCTGGGCATGTTTGTACAGAACACTGGCTCCATGTAGAGCCCCTTGAGTCTTTATGTTGGCCTCCTCAGGTCTACTACACGCACACGGGAGAAGTCTCAAACGGTTGCAATCTGAAACCTCCCCACTAGATTccgccaaatcctacacactgcccCTTTAAGGGCCGTGTCTTTACGGCCAACACCAGGACAACAATCTGTTTCCTTCCTAATTTTAAACAGGTTGAGACAGAGTAAAGTAAAACGTCCCAACATCATGAGCAGGCACGGAGACTTTAAGACTTAAAAGACGATGGCGGAACATTTGCGGTGTGCGGTGAAGGCCGGTCTGTGTGGGACCCACTCACTTCATTCCCTCAGCCAGCTGCTGCATCTTGTAGGCTTCCGCCTCGGCAGGTCTCTTCACGGTGGCGACGAGCTCCTTTTCAGTGCGGTCGATCTCCTTCTCCTCAATGGTGAtctgcttcttcctctgcacCACCTCGATCTCGATCTCCTCCAGACGGATCTTCTGCTGCTCTTTGGCCGCCTGCAGCTCGTACGCCAGCTGAGCCTCTGCTTTCTAGAGGGGCCGGAGGCTTTCATTAACACTCTACTCTCACGTTTGACTGTCCACAACACTCGGCCAAGACCAAACCATACAACTAGTACCTTGGTGTTCACTTCCTGGTTAAAGGAAGCTTTCTGCATTTCCAGCTCTCGCTTGGAGTCGGCCATTTTCGTGTCAGCTAAGAACTTGACGTCCATCATTTCTCTTTTACACTCAGCTTCCTGTAAAAGACAGTGGGCATGTCATAATGACATgggagatggatgaggaggtGCTTGGTGTTTTCCTTAATTGGATGGCTGTTAGCCAAAAGAAAATTGATGTTTTTCCATCGCTCCTGTCTGACATTTTCATATCCTCTTCAAGCTTCTCTTACCCTGATGCCAGCGTCCCTCTCTGCCTCCGCCACTCCGATGTCTGCGTCCCTCTGTACTGCGGCTGTCTGAGATTTGCCCAGCGAGCTCAGGTACTCCACTTTATCATACACGTCCTGTCACGAGGATGAATAAATGGTCAGTCATTCAATTGTTCTCATTCAAATGAGACACAGGTGCTCAGAAGATGAATGCAGAGGGAAATGGGAACTTGATGTCTTTCACCTTGATGGTGAAGCTGAGGATCTCGATGCCCATGCGGCCCACGTCGGGGGACGCCACCTCTCGCACCAGAGAGGCGAATTTGTCTCGATCTTGGTAAATCTGCTCGACGGTTAGGGTGCCTGAAGCGACAAACACGAGGGTTAGTGCCTCACAATTAGTGCCCAATTTATTTGATCAAACAGAAGCAGCGCCTGCCATTTCATTCAGTGGACTTTTCTAGTTTGCCACCGGATCAACGAGTCGGTGTGCACACACCACGTGTTCAAGTCAACCACATTTTACCAGAATATAAATTAGACTGGGACGAGCTGAGTCAGCCTCTTGGCTATGTGGCACATTTGACTCCACAAGCACCTTCACACTGTGGCTCAGTGCAACTCATCTCAAACGGGACAAAACGGACTAGAACCCATTCACATGTATCTATATTTAGGAATCAGAATCGTGATCATTATGGCAGCCATTTACAATCTTCTGGGAGCAATGTCAATTTGATGTCAATGTTGTGCTCAtgtgttgaaataaataaaaggaagtaAACAAAGATCTGATGGTGCTACCGTGTCTGTGGTTCCCCTCAATCTctctgactctacttctctagAATATGAGCAACAATTTAAAAACTACACAAACTGTCTTCATTGGAAACCACAAACTAGCAACGGCGATGCCGTTTGGAGGGACCACCCACCGAGGATGGCGCGCAGGTGACCCTCAAGGGTCTGCAGGATGACGCTCTTGATTTCGATGACCGACTTGCCCAGGAACTGTTCGCAGGCGTAACCCAGCAGCTCGTTTTCTATCATCACCTTCACCTGGTGCCAACGTGGACAAAGAGCGTCAGCAAACACACCTTCacaagcacaagcacacacacacacacacacatgaaaacacgaCCCCATACTAGCTTTCGTCTAACAATCGTTTGCATCCTATCCAGCTATTGATTTGGCTGGGCAGTGATGAACTGCTTCAATTCTTACTTATACAGGGAAATAAAAGGGACTATAAGCACTAAATCAACAGCCTGGGGCTGGATGGAAGGCTGCATAACACTCAGGGTTCATCACTGTCATTGTAAGCCTGTGTATACAAGGCTTTTAGAAAAGTCCCGGCCCATTCGATGTGGAcagataattaataataaattaacagttcatgttcatgtttcttAGTTTACATTTCTCAAAAACCCAAACTAAATGTGCAAAATGATGAAACTAAATGAGGCTTCATTGTGACatttgtaaacacaacatattagcTATGCATATAGAGAGCatcatcttttctttatctcttaTAAATTAAATCTTAACACAGTGTGAGTGCCTGGACTTTACAAGTGAAGGCGGAGCTAATGGTCAGGATTCAGCTATTTGATGCTTTACATTTCTGTGATCAAAAGCAGGAAATGCAGACAATTTGACATCAAACCCGTTCCCTTTTGGCTTATGACGACAAGCAAAGCATGTATTTATAATGAAAACGCTTCTCTAAACCATCACAATGCAAAAAGATATATTCCCTTTTAACAAAGTTATAATCTAACATGATAATTATACTGAAGAAAATCCCAACATCTAAACTGTAGTCCCAGAAATGCCGTCACAATCCCGATTTAAGCAATGCACTGTATGTTCCTGTTACCATGTCACAGAACTATGAACAAGATCATTTTAAAGGGAATTAAATgaccccaaaaataaataaataataatttacaatAAATGGAACAAAAGGAAAATCAAAGGCAATGACCTGAGGTGTACGAGATAAACACGAGGACATCGAGTGACAGTAAGAGAGGTTGCTTATACAGCCAtgaaatcaaaaacaaatggTGTAAGACACAAGGTTTTGGGTGATATTGTACTCCACTggagctgtaaaaaaaagaatttaaaaaaagagaagagtgaGCTGGGTCCTTAGGCGAGAGGTCTGCACATGGTTTTCTTTGGCAACATGCACTCATACCAGGAATGAGGGCAACACAAAGTCAGGGGGAAGATGGACGTCATTCCAAGGAAATGCATGTCTGAAAACAGAGAAGGCtgcaagccacacacacacacacacacacacacacacacacacacacacacacacacacacacacacacacacggacagcaGGGGGAGCCGTGCTGCTTAAACCTTAACCTCCTACTCCAAGAACCACCCCCACGCCTCCTCCCGTGACCCCACCCTGCCTCCTCCAAACCCACAGCTCCGTCAAGATACACAAATTATAAAGCACGAGCACAGGAACTGTGATGGGACAAGAACGGCATCTACACTTCTGACCAATATTTCAACTTGTGTTGATTCATAAAAGgccaaacctttttttattacgGTTAAGGATTTGCAAGTCCTTGCGATTGA from Cyclopterus lumpus isolate fCycLum1 chromosome 14, fCycLum1.pri, whole genome shotgun sequence encodes the following:
- the LOC117743052 gene encoding flotillin-2a isoform X2, whose translation is MGNCHTVGPNEALVVSGGCCGSDQKTYVVGGWSWAWWLISDIQRMSLEVMTILCRCENIETSEGVPLDVTGVAQVKVMIENELLGYACEQFLGKSVIEIKSVILQTLEGHLRAILGTLTVEQIYQDRDKFASLVREVASPDVGRMGIEILSFTIKDVYDKVEYLSSLGKSQTAAVQRDADIGVAEAERDAGIREAECKREMMDVKFLADTKMADSKRELEMQKASFNQEVNTKKAEAQLAYELQAAKEQQKIRLEEIEIEVVQRKKQITIEEKEIDRTEKELVATVKRPAEAEAYKMQQLAEGMKIKTVLTAQAGADKIRLIGEAEASSIEVVGKAEAERMRLKAEAYQLYGEAAKTALVLEALPLIAKKVAAPLSKTTEIVILTGDSNRVTGEVNRLLAELPVSINALTGVDLTKLPLLQKMMSPQCQTAI
- the LOC117743052 gene encoding flotillin-2a isoform X1, with product MGNCHTVGPNEALVVSGGCCGSDQKTYVVGGWSWAWWLISDIQRITLEIMTLQPKCEDVETAEGVALTVTGVAQVKVMIENELLGYACEQFLGKSVIEIKSVILQTLEGHLRAILGTLTVEQIYQDRDKFASLVREVASPDVGRMGIEILSFTIKDVYDKVEYLSSLGKSQTAAVQRDADIGVAEAERDAGIREAECKREMMDVKFLADTKMADSKRELEMQKASFNQEVNTKKAEAQLAYELQAAKEQQKIRLEEIEIEVVQRKKQITIEEKEIDRTEKELVATVKRPAEAEAYKMQQLAEGMKIKTVLTAQAGADKIRLIGEAEASSIEVVGKAEAERMRLKAEAYQLYGEAAKTALVLEALPLIAKKVAAPLSKTTEIVILTGDSNRVTGEVNRLLAELPVSINALTGVDLTKLPLLQKMMSPQCQTAI